A region of the Yarrowia lipolytica chromosome 1C, complete sequence genome:
GATTTCACGTTCGCCATTAAGATGCGCAAGATTTCTCATTATGGTGATTGCGATGGTGCTAGAAGTATGAATAGCTACTTATGAGTGAAATTCCAGTTCGACAGTTTATGGTGAACATTGGCTACTACAGTATggacagtatgtacttctATGTGTATACTCGATGTTCATGTTCCTGTTGCTTGACGTCATCATACCTCCACAACTAGCCGGAAACAGATTcacttctttttttctcatgCAATTGACtgaatactgtacatataATGCATTTTCACCAGAATTCCGAGTAACCAACTGCAAGTCAAAGGGGTACGAGTTGAACTGGGTTCACAGTTTTAACAGGGATAAGGggtactacttgtacgatacttgtaaaCGGGTGAAATTTCAGAAACCTTAGCGAAGGAAAAATGGTAGTCAACAGAAAAGAGATTCGACTTTTCCTAATCCCTTTTAaacggtcacgtgactaaaATAACCAGCCCCATTGCTGCTCACCTTTGACTTTTCCTAATCCCTTTTAaacggtcacgtgactaaaATAACCAGCCCCATTGCTGCTCACCTTTGGGTCTCTTCCGAGCCGGCTAACGGTACATTCTCAACGGTTCGATAGAGTTTGCGAGTCAGCAACATGGAGGATGGCCGTATTGGATCCGGGAAGCTATTTTTCAGGGGTATGGAGTTGATAGACAGCTTCTAAGTGGTAGTATAGGTctaatcacgtgactttcaCGATCACATGGGGCGGCTGGAGCAGTTTTAAGCCCTTCTGTTGAGCTCATCGCATCATGCATTGCTTTTTAATTTTGGCTCTCCTCTTTCTTTTGAGTTCACTATATCAACAGCAACTACTGGGCTTGGCTTGGTTAAAAGGAGAGGCAGTGATTGAAAGCATTGGCAACTGTATCTCTTACGTCAGTCACTTCAGACACGCCTTTCTACACACACGCACGTTCACAGAGacacaaccacagacacacacagacTCACAGACACACATACAGAACAGACATAACACACGATGGTCTTACTACTGGCAAACGTTGCGAAGGGGATGAGCACGGATGAGGCTCGGGCTAGACGAAACGCACGACGAGAGGCCCGAAGACAGGCGCAGAACGAACGACGTGCCGCTCGAAGAGCCCGGAACATTGAGAAGCGACggctcaaggagcttggCCGGGAGGCAGAAATGTCCGACCTCGAGCCCACCGAGTCGGAGTTTGATCCCGACGCGGATTCTGATCTGGAAACCCAGCAGGAGTATGAGAAGGAGTATCAGCATGAATTGGAGCTAAtccaggagaagacggccaaggagaaggccgaggctCTTAAGGGGATAGAGAAGCATTGGTGATTGGATGGTGAAGCTGTCCAGTACAGGTAGCCCGTTAGCGATCAAGGGTGGCCTCCCAACtacctttttttttttatgtcTGACCGAGCCACTTCCTCGGCTACACGACAGGTTTCGGCTCCATTGTCGCTTAAACCAAAGACTTGTGTCAAAGGACCTTTTGGTTATTGCACAGTCCGAGATACTGCAAGTACTATAGCCTTCAGTCTACTGATTCGGAAAGGCCGACCAAGGCTGAGCAGACCAATATGGAAAATCTAACGTCTCACTTGGTGGATACCTGTCTCTCACTCGACAACCGAGCTCCAATGAGACACTATATCTAC
Encoded here:
- a CDS encoding uncharacterized protein (Compare to YALI0C04235g, no similarity), whose translation is MVLLLANVAKGMSTDEARARRNARREARRQAQNERRAARRARNIEKRRLKELGREAEMSDLEPTESEFDPDADSDLETQQEYEKEYQHELELIQEKTAKEKAEALKGIEKHW